Proteins encoded in a region of the Alosa sapidissima isolate fAloSap1 chromosome 19, fAloSap1.pri, whole genome shotgun sequence genome:
- the crip1 gene encoding cysteine-rich protein 1 yields the protein MPKCPKCTKEVYFAERVTSLGKDWHRPCLKCEKCNKTLSAGSHAEHEGKPYCNNPCYAALFGPKGFGRGGAESHTYTK from the exons ATGCCTAAATGCCCAAAGTGTACCAAGGAAGTGTATTTTG ctGAGAGGGTGACATCGCTTGGGAAGGACTGGCACAGGCCCTGTCTGAAATGTGAGAAGTGCAACAAGACCCTGTCTGCAGGCTCACACGCTGAG CATGAAGGGAAGCCCTACTGCAATAATCCCTGTTACGCTGCACTATTCGGGCCTAAAG GATTTGGGCGTGGCGGTGCTGAGAGCCACACATATACTAAATAG